In one window of Henckelia pumila isolate YLH828 chromosome 1, ASM3356847v2, whole genome shotgun sequence DNA:
- the LOC140874424 gene encoding uncharacterized protein → MARTENLLDSLETHMVNIGAMTKSMETQIGQLENVLKDHNRGQFPSNIEVNPLEYCKAIELRSGKEFGVNESKFEVEKEEKKVEEVEVNEKEPMELKDEPEEKSMFKPKLPYPQRFNKKVLDEKFAKFLEIFNKLHINIPFADALLQMPNYAKFLKKVMSRKQKLEEFETVNLIEDCSAILQKKLPQKLKDPESFTIPCTTGSSNFNKALCNLVASIKLMPLSILRSLGLGEVKATTIALQVADRSIKYMCGIIEDVLEK, encoded by the coding sequence atggcgagaactgaaaATCTTCTCGATAGCTTGGAGACACATATGGTCAATATTGGTGCTATGACGAAATCTATGGAAACACAAATTGGACAGTTGGAAAATGTATTAAAAGATCACAACAGAGGTCAGTTTCCAAGTAATATTGAGGTGAATCCATTAGAATATTGTAAAGCCATCGAGTTGAGAAGCGGAAAAGAGTTTGGAGTCAATGAGTCAAAATTTGAAGTGGAGAAGGAGGAGAAGAAAGTTGAAGAGGTTGAAGTCAATGAGAAAGAGCCTATGGAGTTGAAGGATGAGCCTGAAGAGAAATCTATGTTTAAGCCAAAGCTTCCGTACCCGCAGAGATTCAATAAGAAAGTGTTGGATGAAAAATTTGCCAAATTTCTTGAGATCTTCAATAAACTTCACATTAATATTCCGTTCGCCGATGCTTTGCTGCAAATGCCAAACTATGCCAAATTCTTGAAAAAGGTCATGTCGAGAAAGCAAAAATTGGAGGAGTTTGAGACTGTGAACTTGATTGAAGACTGCAGTGCTATCCTACAAAAGAAGCTACCACAAAAATTAAAGGATCCAGAGAGTTTTACGATTCCTTGTACTActggttcttctaattttaataaagcacttTGTAATTTAGTAGCTAGTATTAAGTTAATGCCTTTGTCTATTTTAAGGAGTTTAGGACTTGGAGAGGTGAAGGCCACGACAATCGCATTGCAagtagctgatagatctatcaaaTATATGTGTGGAATCATCGAGGATGTTCtagaaaaatag